The DNA segment TCATACCTTCAGGGGGATTTATAGTAGCCGAAACATACGGTAAATCATCCGTTAAAGCTTGCCACTCAGCAAGTTCTATCTGGCAGTCTTCGCAAGTCGATAAATGTTTTTCAAAAGCATGCTTTTCGACTTCACTTAATTGTCCATTAAAATAATCAACGAGTTGATCACACATCTGACGGTCCATTTGGTGACATCCCCCTTTCCTTCTCTAAATGTTTACGTAAATGCTGAAGAGCTAATCGAATTCGACTCTTCACCGTACCTAGTGGTATGTCGAGTTTTGTTGAAATGGATTCTTGTGAAAGGCCATGGAAATAAAATAGTTCCACGATTGTTCGTTGTTCAATTTTTAAACGTTCGATGGCTTTACGCAAGACCGTTCCCTTTTCTTTCCATTCAAGCATTTGTTCAGGCATTTCATTAATAGGTGCTTTCATTTGTTCGGCATCTTTATCGAGCAAACCAACTTCTTGTTGTTTACCTTTTTTTCTTAATGCATCAAGTGAAGTATTTCGGGTCATTGTTAAAAGCCAAGAAGAAAACTTTCCTTTATCTTCTGTATAAGGAGCATGTTCTTTCCATAGCTTAATAAAAACTTCTTGAACAGTATCTTCAGCCATTTGCGTATTTTGTGTCATACGATACGCAAAGGAATAAACTAGACGTTCGTAACGATCATATATTTCTTCAAGCGCTGCCTGGTCATTTGATCTCATCCGAAGATAAAGCTGCGCGTCAGTTAATTTACCCATTTCTACCCCCCTATGTACGATTACTCTATTTACATCATACAGAAGCATAAAAATGTTCACAACTTCCTTACATATAGTAAACGAAAGAAGGCAGTAAATAGTTCACTTTTGAAGAAAAAGGAACCTATTTATAAGTGAATCATTTATTTAAAAATAGAATTCCTATTATTTTGAAAAATTGGTGACAAACTATTTCGGTTTGTGTATTATTTTTAAAAACACGTAAGGGGCTTTGAAAAATGAAATTCTTTCAATATGAAAGTGTTCAAGAGTTTGAAGAAAAAGCACAACCGTATTTAACAAAAAATGAAGATTTATATAGCTTGTTTAGTGGTGTACTTCAAGGTATAAAAGTGGGTCATTATGACAATCCATTAATGGTAGCAATTGAAAATGAAGGGCGTGTCGTAGCTCTTTTTCAAATGACACCTCCTCATCCATTAAATATGATTATCATTAATGAAGCGATAATGGACGACATTCTGACGTTTGCATCAAATGAATTTTTTGCGAAAAGGATACCAATTTTGTCAGCAATCGGGTTAAAATCTGTTGTTACTAAATTTGCGTACAAATGGCAAGAGCTTACTCAATTTAAATCAATAGTATTAATGGATCAAGGTATATATCGATTAGACGAAGTCAATACAACGCTTAAAAAGAGTTCAGGATCTTGGCGCTATGCAAGGGAAGACGAAGCGGCTTTAATTGAAGAGTGGTATGTCGCATTTGGAAACGATGCAGGAATAGAAAATCCACCGATGGAAGTCGTCAAAGAACGTGTCATACAGTTTTTGGAGAATCAAGAAGTTTTCTTCTGGGAAGATGATGAGAAAATTGTATCGATGATGAAGAAAGCCCGCCCTACTGAGCACGGTGTTACAGTTTCTTTTGTCTATACCCCACAAGATGAACGGAAAAAAGGATATGCAAGAACTTTGGTAGCTGCCGGGAGTGAAGAACTATTAAAGGTTTATGATTTTTGTGTACTATATACAGATATGATGAACCCAACTTCTAACAAAATTTATCAAGAGATAGGGTATCAAAAAATCGCAGACTCTATTCACATTGAGTTTGTTTCAAAACAAGGGTAAGAATTAATATGCCTAAATTTCTTCTTTCTTACATAGAAGAAATTCCTAGAATATCAGGATTAAGAATATAATCTCGAAAAACTGAATGAAGTAGAATAGAATGTTCCTTCCAATAATTGTTTTAGGAGGAGCATTCATTTTTGAAAAAAATAAGTTATTCATGCATACTTATTATAGTAATTAGGGTAATAGAAAATAGATATACATACTGAAGCTTAAAAAGGAGCTGAAGCTGTGATTCGATTTGATCAAGTCACTAAGCAGTTTGCGGATGGGACAGAAGCATTAAAAAACGTTTCATTAACTATCCCAACAGGCAAGTTAACCGTAATTATTGGTCCAAGTGGATGCGGGAAAACTACATTAATGAAAATGATAAATCACTTGGAAGCACCAACTTCTGGTGAGGTATTGATTGATGAATTATCCATTAAAGATCGAGACGATGTGGAACTCAGACGTTCCATTGGCTATGTAATTCAGCGCATTGGCTTATTTCCTCATATGACGATTGCCAGAAATGCTTCAATCGTACCTAAACTAAAAGGATGGTCAGAAGAAAAAACACAGACTCGAATACGCGAACTTATGAATATTGTCGGACTTGATCCAGATACGTATTTGGAGCGTTTCCCTCTTGAACTAAGTGGAGGCCAGCAACAACGCATTGGAGTTGTACGCGCACTTGCTGGAGATCCTAATATTATGTTAATGGACGAACCATTTAGCGCACTTGATCCGATTAGTCGAGAACAACTGCAAGATGAATTACTAAGCCTCCAAAAACGTATTAATAAAACTATTGTTTTTGTCACGCATGACATGGATGAAGCTTTAAAAATAGCCGACCACATTATTGTGTTACGTGCTGGGGAAGTGGAACAAATAGGTTCTTCAAATGACCTTATCCACGAGCCTAAAAATGACTTTGTACGTAATTTTATTGGACAAGATCGAATCAATCGAAAACGAACTTTTGGAAAGCGTAAAATCAGGGAACTGTCTTCGTATTTTTTGCAATCCAAAATTAGCGAGCAGATTGTCACTGTAAACTCGACAGAAAATGTGGAAGTCGCCATTACATTGCTAGACCAACCACATACAGATGTATTGGCTGTTTACACCAATGACGAATTAGTTGGTTATATCACCCAATCAGCCATTTTGAATGCTGTAGTTGCAAAGGAAGAAGGTGCTCCTTCTCATGACTAAATTTTTAGAGACGCTTCAAAGTCGTTCTGATCTCATTATAGAAGCGTTCCTCCAACACATTTACTTATCTTTTGTTGCTTTAGCGGTTGGAATTGCTATCGCGTTACCACTTGGCATATTGATTGCCCGCTATGGAAAATATGCAGAACCAGTTATAGGAATTACAGCAGTTTTTCAAACAATACCAAGTCTAGCACTGTTCGGATTTTTAGTGCCGCTCATTGGAATTGGTTCTAATACTGCGCTCATTGCACTTATTATTTATGCACTACTTCCTATTTTACGTAATACGTACACGGGACTCACAAGTGTCGATTCTTCCATTATCGAAGCAGGTCGTGGAATGGGGATGACACGTACTCAAATACTAAAACAACTTGAATTTCCACTTGCTCTGCCTTTTATCATGGCAGGCATTCGAACAGCCACTGTGTTAACTGTAGGAATTGCTACACTTGCTACATTTGTGGGTGCCGGAGGTTTAGGGGATGTCATATACCGTGGTTTACAATCGTATAATAATTCGCTTGTCTTAGCAGGTGCACTACCTGTAGCGTTGCTTGCTATTGGCTTTGATTTCATATTGAAAATGGTTGAAAAGAAAGCAACGCCAAAAGGAATGAAAATACATTAGGGGGAATGAAAATGAAAAAAAGATTAATAGGGGTAGCACTTTTTGCATCTATTGCATTAGTTGGTTGCGGATCTTCAAACGATGCTGGGGGGGACACAAGTGAACCAATTATCTTTAGTGGAAAGCTATTTACGGAGCAGTTCATTCTACCTCAACTATTAGGTCAATACGTGGAAGCCAAAACGGATTATGCTGTGGAATACAAAGCAGGTTTAGGTGAAGTAGCAATCTTAACACCAGCACTTGAAAAAGGTGATATCGATGTCTATGTAGAATATACAGGCACTGGCTTGCAATCAGTATTAGAAGAAGATCTTGAACAAGGTGAAAGTTCTGAAAGTATATTAGAGCGCGTTCGTAAAGGATATGAAGAGAAGTATGGTGTAACATGGTTAGAGCCACTTGGTTTTGAAAATACCTACACTTTAGCATATAGTAAGGACCAAAATTATAACGCAAAAACATATTCTGACTTAGTCGAAGCATCAAAATCAGAGGACATCGTATTCGGTGCACCTCACGCATTTTATGAGCGTCCTGGGGATGGTTTCGATGCATTAGTTAAAGTATATCCATTTGAATTCTCTAAAAATGAAAGCTTAGATCCAAATATTATGTACGAAGCAGTCAAGCGTGGGGATGTTGATGTCATTACAGCATTTACAACAGACGGCCGTATTGAACGTTTTGATTTAGAAATTACAACAGATGATAAAGGGTTCTTCCCTAAATACGATGCAGCCCCCCTTGTACGTCAAGAAACACTAGAAACGTACCCGGAACTTGAAGATGTATTAAACGAATTAGCTGGTAAGATTTCAGTGGAAGATATGCAAAAAATGAATGCCCAAGTCGATATTGACGGGGAAAAAGCTGAAGATGTAGCACGTGACTTCTTAATTGAACAAGGTTTAATCGAAGAATAATGAGAAGTTAGGAGGTTGCCGTACTAGTGGTAACCTCTTTTTTTGTTGGGAAAATAAGGGCGAAGCGGAATAAAACGTCCGTGAAGCCGAATAAACGACTTGAATATCCAAATAAACACAACTCATACTTCACGAGTTGTGTTTTTATTACATAGGGTTTGGTAACGACCCTTGTTTTTGTTTCAGAAAAGGCCATAACACATCTGCCCAAATTTTATATCCACTGTCGTTTGGATGGATCCCATCTTTTAGAGTTGAAGCGAGTGTAACATTCTGTGCATTCATATCATAGAGCATAGCGCCATGTGTATCGAAATAAGTCCATCCTTGGTTTTGAATATATATGGCAGTTTCATTGACATAATCCGTGAATTTAAGACCAAACTGATTGAGTGGTGGTCCAAATTTATTTTCTGTACAAGGATTTGGAGATAAGAAAACAATGCGTGTTTCTGGTAAAGCCTGTGAGTACAATTGGTAGAGTGAATCCAATGATTTGAATGTGTCAGTTAATGATACATTTTTGTTATGGTTATTAATGACTGATGTCTCGATTAATAAGATATCGGGTTGCTCTTTTAAAATGGGAGCAGTGACATGATCTTCGAGTAAACGAATCGAAGTGTAGCCTGGGTGACCATGATTGGATATTTTAAATTTCTTTAAAGCTGGGTTCGAATTTCGGAAGTTGACTTCGATGAGACCGCGCCACGTGTTGGATTGATGGGAAGACCCTGTTCCAAAGGCTACACTACTACCTGTTATTGCCATTTTCCCTTCGCCAGAAATCATGGCACGGAAAATTAAGTAGTCGGTTAACGATTGGTTTGGATTAAGTTTTGGATCATACGTTTTAATAAGGGTTTCAGTTGCGCTTACTTGGTCTTGATTTGGTATATCTGTTCTTATATAAAAGAAGAGAAGTGCGCCCGCAGCGATCCAAATTAACCATTTCAAATTGTTCATGCGGTCATCTCCTTTATGCTTATACTATTAATATAATATTCAGATATATATTACTCAATAGGACTATAGGAGTAAGTACTAAGAATCTGTTATATTTTTGAAGGAACTGGATACTTTATCGCATTTTTCTTCATCTTATCCCGTGCAGCCATGATTAAATCTTCTCCAAGGACATCTGATAATTGCAATAAGTAAATAAAAACATCAGCCATTTCATCAATTATTGCTTGTTTATCATGAGTAATTGCTTCTTCACCTGAACGCCATTGAAAACATTCGAGCAGTTCGCTCGCTTCAAGTGATATAGAAATAGCTAAGCTGCGCGCATCATGATTACCACTCCATCCTCGGTCATCTCTAAAATGTTGGAGATCTTGAATGATTTCTTTCATACGTATCTTCCCCTCTTCGTTAAAAATTGATGTATTGTTTTAGTATAATAAAAGAAGGGAGATTACACATGAATTTCCAACCAATTTCACCTGATTTTTTTCAACAACCAACTATTGAACTTGCTCGAAACTTAGTGGGGCAATATCTTGTTCATCAACATGCGGAAGGTTTAATGGTTGTAAAGATAATTGAAACAGAAGCATATATGGGACCTGAAGATCGAGCTGCGCATAGTTATGGGAATAGACGAACAAAACGAACTGAAATAATGTTTGGTGAGGCAGGCCTCGTTTATACATATCAAATGCACACACATACACTAATGAACGTTGTCAGTGGACCTCCTGATAAACCACAAGCGGTGTTGCTGAGGGCTGGTGAACCCATAATTGGTCAAGAGTTAATGGGGAAATTTAGGGGAACAACGCCAATGAAAAACTGGACGAATGGTCCGGGTAAATTAGCGAAAGCGCTAGATGTGCGTATGAGTTACTATGGTCATCATTGGTCAAAAGAACCGCTTTTTATTGCCCCGGGACAGAGGGATATTGAAATTGAAATAGGTCCACGTGTAGGTATTCAAAATACAGGAGAAGCGGTTCATTACCCATATCGCTTTTCAGAAAAAGGACATCCAATGGTATCTAAATATCGGTAAAATATGTAGGTGTATATCATTATTGAATACTAAAACGTTTAGTAATAATCCGGCAATTACGAAATATGTATAAGAATGTCTATCATAAGTTCATATTTTTGCTCAAATAAGATAATGTAATAGAAACAACATGTTCATGAGGTGAAAATTATGAAAGACAGTAAGGATTCACACAGGGTCAAAATAAATGAGGTGTTTACATATTTACATGAACATCCAGAAGCAAGTTGGAGAGAGATTGGAACAACTGCTTACTTAAAAAAAATAATCGAACAAGAAGGGTTTTCTGTTCAAACTTTTGATGGCTGTACGGGTTTAGTAGTTGAGATTGGAGAAGGACCAACTTGTATTGGCATTCGTGCAGATATGGATGCACTTTGGCAAGAAGTAGATGGAGTATTTAGAGCAAATCATTCATGTGGTCATGATGCTCATATGACTATAGGTTTTGGAACATTACTTGCAATGAAACAAAAAGGTTTCCCTGAGAATATTCGTTTCAAATGGATTTTTCAACCTGCAGAAGAAAAAGGACAAGGAGCGTTAAAGTTACTAAGTCTAGGTGTTTTAGATAATGTGGATTACTTATTTGGTGTTCATCTTCGACCCATTCAAGAAATTCCAGATGGTACAGCATCCGCTGCGATATGCCATGGAGCAGCAGGTCTAATAAAAGGCACGATTGAAGGAGAAGATGCCCATGCTGCTAGACCTCATCTTGGTCAAAATTCAATTGAAGTAGGGGCGGCGATTGTTCGTGGAGTGGAATCTCTACGCATGGATCCACTCATCCCTTATTCAGTGAAGATGACTAGATTGATTGCTGGAAGTGAGACAGGTAATATCATTCCAGGCAAAGCTTCATTTACACTTGACGCACGTGCTCAAACGAATGAGGCAATGGAGATTTTACGAACAAAAGTGTCTGAAGTCATTCGCAGTGTGGAGTCAATTTATCATGTGAAGATTAAATTTACTATTCAAAAAGGGTTAATCGCGGCAATTGTTAATGAAGAGGCTTATGACCTTATGGAGCAAGCAATTATCTCTGTATTGGGTAGTGAAAACTTGAAGCCGCGAATCACGACGCCAGGTGGAGAAGACTTTCATTTTTATGGCTTGCATAAACCAAATTTAAAATCGACGATGCTTGGGCTCGGATGCGGCTTATCTCCTGGATTACATCATCCTAATATGACATTTAATCATGAAAGTATCCATATAGGAATTAAAATTCTAACTCAGACAATCTTGAATACCATAGAAGTGGTATCTAAAAACAATTAGACTAAATGGCATAAAAAAACGTCGGAACTTCTCGACGTTTTTTTTGTTATATATTTTTCCCCATATAAAACTCATTTACATATTCTCCGTCAATTAACAGAGAGTTAGGACGGGTACCTTCAATGGTATATCCCATTTTTTTATAAAGGGTAATGGCTCTTTCGTTTTTCTCGATAACTGTTAGTTCTAAGCGGGTAATACCAACTTCTTGTGCCCAAACGTCTGCTTTATTCATTAAAGTTGTCCCAACGCCATGCCCATAAAAAGCTCTTCGTACACCAATTACAAGTGAAGCACGATGATTAGTGCGAGAAGATGGACCGGAAATTAATGCCACAAAACCAGCGAATTCCCCGTTAAGGATGCCAACAAACATTCCTGAATTCTTTGATTTCTTCCATTCCCCAATACGCTTGCGAATTAATTGTACGCTCATTTTCCGTTCATCTTTGCCAAAAATCATAAAATCGGATTCTGCATCAATATCTTGATGCAGGTTAATAATGGCACGAGCGTCATCTAAATCAACAGGGCGAATAATTAATATGTTTTTTGGTTTAGCAGAAGATAGACCCATATCAATTGCTTCGCTCTCTTTAATAAAAGTAACGGAGCGACCTAATTCAATATCCTTTACTGTGTAATCAGAATTAACCCAAGCTAAAAAGTGAGTGGCAGGTGGTTTGGTCTTCTTCCACCAACTGTTATTTAAGTAAGCTGCATTTGGTAATTGTTGACCAACAATATTTTCGATAACTGTATAGGTAAGAGTGACTTCGTTTTGTGATGCTTCTGAAAAGAAAGAAGCAAGCGGTATATACTTTTTCTCCATTTTCTTTACCATAAATAACCTCTTTTCTATATCAAAAGATATGTAATGCAATTAGTATAATATTATCACTTTCATCTATAATGCGCACTACTTTAAACTCATTTTATCACTAAAAAAGAAATTAATGGGTAATATTTGGTATAATATTTTAATAGTTATGAAATCTAACATCCTTTAATTGGGGGAACATAGAGACTAAAGATACAAGGGTAGGTGGATTCATGTGATACGGAAATTACAAGAAACTGATCGTCAACAAACCATGTATTTCGTATCTCAAAAACCTGCGGAAAATGTCTTTATTATTGGAGATATTGAAGGCTATGGATTTCATTCAACAATCCAAACTTTGTGGGGAGATTTCAATGACCGAGGTGATTTAAGGGCCGTTTTGTTAAAATATGATGAGAACTTCATCATCTATGCCCCAGAGGATTTTGATGCAAAAGGATTAGCAAATATTATCAATACAGATTCATCATTCAGTTATCTGTCTGGAATTGAAGAAATGGTTAATAAATTAACTCCTTACATAACAGCACAACCGAAAAAACCACGCATACTTTATTACGCTAAATGTGAAACCGCAGAATTTCTCCCAACTATTCCAAAAGGAATCATTATAGAAAAGGGTCGTGCTAAAGATGCGGAAGCAATTATCGAACAGATGAAAGCTATCCCTGAATTTGCTGAAGGTAATTATAGTGTCGAACATAAGCAAGTGTCATTAGAAAAAGCGCTTGCACGAGTGTACTTTATCAAAGAACAAGGCACCATCATTAGTTCTGCGTCGAGCACAGCTGAAAATAGTCAATCTGCGATGATTGTCGGTGTAGGAACTTTGCCTGAGCATCAGAAAAGAGGACTTGCAACTTACTGTATGTCGAAGCTTTGTCGTGAGTTATTAGCTGAGAATAAAATGTTGTGTCTGTTTTATGACAACCCCTCTGCAGGTGCTATCTATAAGAGAATTGGCTTCGTCGACATCGGGAAATGGAGCATGTGGACATATTAATCTAGCCAAATCTGTTGATACCACAACATGTAAGGTGGTTTAATAGAGAAAAGAGAATGCTAGAGGAGTTTGAGCAAATTGCTTCACTATAAAACCTATATTGCTTCACCATCTGCCCCTTGGGTATCATTTGTTCATGGAGCGGGTGGTAGTTCTTCTATTTGGTACAAGCAAATACGAGAGTTTAGAAAATCACATAATGTCTTACTAATCGACCTACGAGGACACGGTAAATCATCCCGTGGACTTTGGAAAAAAGGCGATTCCTTTGTCCATATTGCAGATGAAGTGAAAACTGTTTTAAATGAATTAAATATAAAACGCACACATGTCATTGGAATGTCGCTTGGAACAATCGTTGCCCAGACGATGGCAGAACGTTTTCCTGAACGAGTTTCTTCCCTTATTTTAGGTGGGGCTATCATTCGTCTAGATATTCGCACAAAATTGTTGCTATGGACAGGACGCGTTACAAAGCGGTTCATTCCGTATATGCTGTTATATAAATTATTTGCTTGGATTATTATGCCGAAAAAACGTCATGAAGAATCACGTTCATTTTTTGTCAACCAAGCGAAAAAGATGTGTCAAAAAGAGTTTATTAAATGGTTTTCTTTAACTAAGTTAATTAATCCTTACTTAACTAGACTGCAAATTAAAACAAATGCCATTCCAACCCTATTCTTGATGGGAGTGGAGGATTACTTGTTTATGCCACCTGTAGAAGAAGTGGTGAAGCGTAACTCGGAATTTAACCTTATTAAAATTAAAGACTCAGGTCATGTGTGTAACATTGATCAACCTGATAAATTTAATGAGCTGTCAATCGACTTTATTGCAACTATTCAAACTGAAAAAGCTATCACCGCAATTGGGTGATAGCTTTTCTTGCGATTTAATCAGTGTCTATTTTCTCATTTACCAAACAAAAAATACTATATGCATGTAGGTTTCAGGCTAGAGAAGGGCGTCCATACGCCATAGGATTACCTAAACGAAAGACGCCGATTGAAGAGACAGAGTCACTTCAATCGGCGTCTTTTATCCTGAGGTTATGGTGCCAGGTTTTCAATCCAAATCGATCCAGAAACTTAGATCCTGTATTAAGCGTGAACTAATTCAAGCGCTACAGCTGGTCCGAAGAACTCGTAGTGTACATGGCCTTCTTCAAAACCTAAATCGTAAAGACTTTGAATGATTGCTTTCATAAATGGTACAGGTCCACATACATAAATATCACTATTTGAGAGAACTTTGTCTGCTAAAATTTCTTTTGTAAGCATTTGATTTTCATCTGAATATAACGTTAAGTAAGTTAAATCTTCCATTGTCGACATTAAATCGCGAACATCGTTATCAAATGGGTGCAAAGCTTTATTTCTTGAACCGTGTAAGAAAGTTACAGGACGAGTAGGAGATGTTTTAGCAATCGTATCTAACATACTCATCATTGGTGTAATTCCTACACCACCACTGATTAATGCCACTGGACGTGTGCTTTCTAAATCTATATAGAAGTCACCAGCAGGTGAACTTACTTCAATTATGTCTCCAATTTGACCGTCTTGGTGTAAGTATACAGATGCTCTTCCGTTAGGACTCATTTCAGTTTCTTTCTTCACTGATATACGGTACGTTTCTTGATTAGGCGCTTGTGACAAACTATATTGACGGTTTAACAAGTACGTTTCACCTGGAATGGTTAAGCGGACCGTAATGTATTGACCTGGAATAAATGTTGGAACTGCTGATTTATCTTCAGGTTGTAAATAGAATGAAGTAATAATGTCACTTTCAATAACTTTGTCAACAATTTTAAAGTTTTTAAATTCGCTAAAGCCATTCTCTTGCTCAGCAGCTTCTTTGTACATTTCAATTTCCATTTGAATAAAGACATCTGCAATAATTCCGTATGCATCCGCCCAAGCCTGAATGATTTCTTCCGTTGCTGCGTCTCCTAATACTTCTTTAATTGCCAGAAGTAAATATTTACCTACAATTGGATAGTGTTCAGCTTTTATACCTAAAGAACGGTGCTTTTGTGCAATTTGTTTTACTGCAGGAATTAATACACCTAAATTATCAATGTGTAAGGCTGCTGCGTAAACCGTATTGGCAAGAGCGGTTTGTTGACGTCCTTGTTTCTGATTTGCGTGATTAAAAAAATTAAGTAATTCTGGATGAGCGATAAATAAATTTTTGTAAAAAACGGTTGTAATATCTACCCCTCTATCGGCTAAAATTGGAGCTGTTGATTTAACAATGTCGATTGCTTTTTGAGATAACATGTTTGTTTCCTCCTATATCTTTTATTAACATAACCATACGCTTGAATTCATTTCAAAGCAATATATAAAATACTTCTTTAATAATTCGAACACATTTCTTTCACGGAATAGACATAATCGCTATAATGATGAAGAAGAAAGTACGGTGAAGTCATGCGATTAACAATGTACACAGATTTTTCACTTCGCGTCTTAATGTACGTGGGGGCAAAAGACAAATCAGAATTATCGACTATACAAGAAATTTCAACGGCGTACGACATATCGAAAAATCATTTAATGAAAGTCACATATGAATTAGGCAAACATGGTTATATCGAAACAGTACGTGGTAGAGGAGGCGGAATTCGTCTTGCTTTATTACCTGAAAATATCATTATTGGGGAAGTCGTGCGTAAAACAGAAGATGATTTTAATCTAGTTGAATGTTTTAACTGCACAACAAACCAATGTGTAATTACACCTGTTTGTAAATTAAAAAACGTATTACATGAAGCACTCGTTGCTTATTTTGCTGTTCTTGATCAGTACACATTGTATGATTTATTAGGTAACAAGGATCAACTGGGAGCCATTTTGTTTAAGAAATAGATATGATAAAATAGGCAGTATGAATTTTAATATTGGGGGATACACATGGGAAAAGTATATGTACTAGGACACAGAAATCCAGATACAGATTCGATTACATCTGCAATTGTTTATGCGCACTTAAAACGTGAGTTAGGTATGGACGCAGAAGCAGTAAGTTTAGGAATAGTACAAAATGAAACAGCGTTTGCTTTAGAAAAATTCGGTTTCGATGCACCACGATTAATTGAAACTGCATCACCTGATGTAAAAAACGTCATTTTAGTTGATCACAATGAAAAACAACAAAGTGTGAAAGATATTGACAAAGTGCAGGTGATTGAAGTCATTGATCATCACCGTATTGCGAACTTTGAAACAGGTGACCCACTTTACTTCCGTGCGGAACCAGTTGGATGCACAGCAACCATTTTAAACAAGCTATTTAAAGAAAATGGTGTGGACATCCCATCAAACATTGCAGGATTAATGTTGTCTGCCATCATTTCAGATACATTGTTATTTAAGTCACCTACTTGTACTGCACAAGATATTTCTGCAGCAAAAGAACTTGAAGTCATCGCAGGAGTGGACGCACAAGAGTACGGTTTAGCCATGTTAAAAGCGGGTGCGGACTTAAGTGATAAAACACTTGAAGATTTGTTATCACTTGATGCAAAAGAATTTGGTATGGGTGGATTTAAAGTTGAAATTGCGCAAATAAACGCAGTTGAAGTTTCGGACATAATGGATCGTCAAACCGAATTAGAAGAGTTGATTTACCGAAACATTGCTGAAAAAGGTCTCGATTTGTTCTTCTTCGTTGTTACGGACATATTAAATAATGACTCTGTTGCATTAGCTTTAGGCAATCAAGCGAAAAAAGCAGAACAAGCGTTTGGTGTTCCCTTTGTAAACA comes from the Paenisporosarcina antarctica genome and includes:
- a CDS encoding manganese-dependent inorganic pyrophosphatase; translation: MGKVYVLGHRNPDTDSITSAIVYAHLKRELGMDAEAVSLGIVQNETAFALEKFGFDAPRLIETASPDVKNVILVDHNEKQQSVKDIDKVQVIEVIDHHRIANFETGDPLYFRAEPVGCTATILNKLFKENGVDIPSNIAGLMLSAIISDTLLFKSPTCTAQDISAAKELEVIAGVDAQEYGLAMLKAGADLSDKTLEDLLSLDAKEFGMGGFKVEIAQINAVEVSDIMDRQTELEELIYRNIAEKGLDLFFFVVTDILNNDSVALALGNQAKKAEQAFGVPFVNNVGLLKGVVSRKKQVVPVLTEALSE
- the hmpA gene encoding NO-inducible flavohemoprotein, encoding MLSQKAIDIVKSTAPILADRGVDITTVFYKNLFIAHPELLNFFNHANQKQGRQQTALANTVYAAALHIDNLGVLIPAVKQIAQKHRSLGIKAEHYPIVGKYLLLAIKEVLGDAATEEIIQAWADAYGIIADVFIQMEIEMYKEAAEQENGFSEFKNFKIVDKVIESDIITSFYLQPEDKSAVPTFIPGQYITVRLTIPGETYLLNRQYSLSQAPNQETYRISVKKETEMSPNGRASVYLHQDGQIGDIIEVSSPAGDFYIDLESTRPVALISGGVGITPMMSMLDTIAKTSPTRPVTFLHGSRNKALHPFDNDVRDLMSTMEDLTYLTLYSDENQMLTKEILADKVLSNSDIYVCGPVPFMKAIIQSLYDLGFEEGHVHYEFFGPAVALELVHA
- a CDS encoding Rrf2 family transcriptional regulator gives rise to the protein MRLTMYTDFSLRVLMYVGAKDKSELSTIQEISTAYDISKNHLMKVTYELGKHGYIETVRGRGGGIRLALLPENIIIGEVVRKTEDDFNLVECFNCTTNQCVITPVCKLKNVLHEALVAYFAVLDQYTLYDLLGNKDQLGAILFKK
- a CDS encoding M20 peptidase aminoacylase family protein, translated to MKDSKDSHRVKINEVFTYLHEHPEASWREIGTTAYLKKIIEQEGFSVQTFDGCTGLVVEIGEGPTCIGIRADMDALWQEVDGVFRANHSCGHDAHMTIGFGTLLAMKQKGFPENIRFKWIFQPAEEKGQGALKLLSLGVLDNVDYLFGVHLRPIQEIPDGTASAAICHGAAGLIKGTIEGEDAHAARPHLGQNSIEVGAAIVRGVESLRMDPLIPYSVKMTRLIAGSETGNIIPGKASFTLDARAQTNEAMEILRTKVSEVIRSVESIYHVKIKFTIQKGLIAAIVNEEAYDLMEQAIISVLGSENLKPRITTPGGEDFHFYGLHKPNLKSTMLGLGCGLSPGLHHPNMTFNHESIHIGIKILTQTILNTIEVVSKNN
- a CDS encoding GNAT family N-acetyltransferase, with product MIRKLQETDRQQTMYFVSQKPAENVFIIGDIEGYGFHSTIQTLWGDFNDRGDLRAVLLKYDENFIIYAPEDFDAKGLANIINTDSSFSYLSGIEEMVNKLTPYITAQPKKPRILYYAKCETAEFLPTIPKGIIIEKGRAKDAEAIIEQMKAIPEFAEGNYSVEHKQVSLEKALARVYFIKEQGTIISSASSTAENSQSAMIVGVGTLPEHQKRGLATYCMSKLCRELLAENKMLCLFYDNPSAGAIYKRIGFVDIGKWSMWTY
- a CDS encoding alpha/beta fold hydrolase, yielding MLHYKTYIASPSAPWVSFVHGAGGSSSIWYKQIREFRKSHNVLLIDLRGHGKSSRGLWKKGDSFVHIADEVKTVLNELNIKRTHVIGMSLGTIVAQTMAERFPERVSSLILGGAIIRLDIRTKLLLWTGRVTKRFIPYMLLYKLFAWIIMPKKRHEESRSFFVNQAKKMCQKEFIKWFSLTKLINPYLTRLQIKTNAIPTLFLMGVEDYLFMPPVEEVVKRNSEFNLIKIKDSGHVCNIDQPDKFNELSIDFIATIQTEKAITAIG
- a CDS encoding GNAT family N-acetyltransferase, encoding MVKKMEKKYIPLASFFSEASQNEVTLTYTVIENIVGQQLPNAAYLNNSWWKKTKPPATHFLAWVNSDYTVKDIELGRSVTFIKESEAIDMGLSSAKPKNILIIRPVDLDDARAIINLHQDIDAESDFMIFGKDERKMSVQLIRKRIGEWKKSKNSGMFVGILNGEFAGFVALISGPSSRTNHRASLVIGVRRAFYGHGVGTTLMNKADVWAQEVGITRLELTVIEKNERAITLYKKMGYTIEGTRPNSLLIDGEYVNEFYMGKNI